From Actinopolyspora lacussalsi, a single genomic window includes:
- a CDS encoding hexosaminidase (product_source=KO:K12373; cath_funfam=3.20.20.80,3.30.379.10; cleavage_site_network=SignalP-noTM; cog=COG3525; ko=KO:K12373; pfam=PF00728,PF02838; superfamily=51445,55545; transmembrane_helix_parts=Inside_1_12,TMhelix_13_35,Outside_36_549), translated as MKRTREAPRNSRGLLPAALALATSAMLAGGTVAVAGPQQDEDGAAPDNQRASTGNTVSLHDVIPAPTRVSEESGAKFHIRWNTGIHTPADNPEAEEVARYLQRQLRPSTGYGFLINRDQPGRNDIVLRLDGSRARLGDSGYRMDIDRDRLTIHATDPDGLFYGVQTLRQLLPAKAESDFPRHGPWKVRGGEIVDKPRFERRSAMLDVARHFFEVGQVKTYIDQLAQYKVNYLHMHLSDDQGWRIQIDSWPRLTTHGGSTEVGGGEGGYYTKREFAEIVRYASARNITIVPEIDMPGHTNAALSSYAELNCDGKAPDLYTGIEVGFSSLCIDKDITYEFVDDVIREVAAMTPGEYLHIGGDEAHATTDEDYRKFMSKVLPIVEKHGKTPLGWHEYAKTEPSESAMVQYWGTTNSNEVVAEAAARGNDILLSPAHKSYVDQKYNEDTELGLDWAGPTTVREAYDWNPGSFMESVPESSIAGVEAALWSETVTNSDEIEFMAFPRMPAIAELGWSSSDKLDWSSFRQRVADQGPRWEEQGINFYRSEQIPWP; from the coding sequence ATGAAACGAACTCGGGAAGCACCCCGAAATTCGCGCGGACTACTCCCCGCCGCGCTGGCGCTGGCCACCAGCGCGATGCTGGCGGGCGGAACAGTGGCAGTGGCCGGTCCCCAGCAGGACGAGGACGGGGCCGCACCGGACAACCAGCGGGCCTCGACGGGCAACACCGTTTCGCTGCACGACGTCATCCCCGCGCCCACCCGGGTAAGCGAGGAATCGGGTGCGAAGTTCCACATCAGGTGGAACACCGGCATCCACACTCCCGCGGACAATCCGGAGGCCGAGGAGGTCGCGCGGTACCTGCAACGACAGCTGCGCCCCTCCACCGGTTACGGATTCCTGATCAACCGTGACCAGCCGGGCCGCAACGACATCGTGCTACGGCTGGACGGTTCGCGGGCCAGGCTGGGTGACTCCGGTTACCGGATGGACATCGACCGGGACCGGCTCACGATCCACGCGACCGATCCGGACGGGCTGTTCTACGGCGTGCAGACCCTGCGCCAGCTGCTGCCGGCCAAGGCCGAGAGCGATTTCCCCCGACACGGCCCGTGGAAGGTCCGTGGGGGCGAGATCGTGGACAAACCCCGGTTCGAACGTCGTTCGGCGATGCTGGACGTGGCGCGGCACTTCTTCGAGGTCGGTCAGGTCAAGACCTACATCGATCAGCTGGCACAGTACAAGGTCAACTATCTGCACATGCACCTGAGCGATGACCAGGGTTGGCGCATCCAGATCGACAGCTGGCCCCGACTGACCACGCACGGGGGCAGCACCGAGGTCGGCGGCGGCGAGGGTGGCTACTACACCAAACGCGAGTTCGCCGAGATCGTGCGCTACGCCTCGGCACGCAACATCACCATCGTCCCGGAGATCGACATGCCGGGGCACACCAACGCCGCACTGTCGTCCTACGCCGAGCTCAACTGCGACGGCAAGGCACCCGATCTCTACACCGGCATCGAGGTCGGCTTCAGCTCGCTGTGCATCGACAAGGACATCACCTACGAGTTCGTCGACGACGTCATCCGGGAAGTCGCCGCGATGACCCCGGGCGAGTACCTGCACATCGGTGGCGACGAAGCTCACGCGACCACCGATGAGGACTACCGGAAGTTCATGTCCAAGGTGTTGCCGATCGTGGAGAAGCACGGCAAGACACCGCTCGGTTGGCACGAGTACGCCAAGACCGAGCCCTCCGAGTCGGCCATGGTGCAGTACTGGGGCACCACGAACTCCAACGAGGTGGTCGCCGAAGCCGCGGCCCGGGGCAACGACATCCTGCTGTCGCCCGCCCACAAGTCCTACGTGGATCAGAAGTACAACGAGGACACCGAGCTCGGTCTGGACTGGGCAGGCCCCACCACTGTCCGGGAGGCCTACGACTGGAACCCGGGCAGCTTCATGGAATCGGTGCCCGAGAGCTCGATCGCCGGGGTGGAGGCCGCGCTCTGGAGCGAGACGGTGACGAACTCCGACGAGATCGAGTTCATGGCCTTCCCGCGGATGCCCGCCATCGCGGAACTGGGCTGGTCCTCGTCGGACAAGCTCGACTGGTCCTCGTTCCGGCAGCGGGTCGCCGACCAGGGACCTCGCTGGGAGGAGCAGGGAATCAACTTCTACCGCTCCGAACAGATTCCCTGGCCGTGA
- a CDS encoding high affinity choline transporter 7 (product_source=KO:K14387; cog=COG0591; ko=KO:K14387; pfam=PF00474; superfamily=48498; tigrfam=TIGR00813; transmembrane_helix_parts=Inside_1_27,TMhelix_28_45,Outside_46_48,TMhelix_49_71,Inside_72_90,TMhelix_91_110,Outside_111_119,TMhelix_120_142,Inside_143_163,TMhelix_164_186,Outside_187_200,TMhelix_201_223,Inside_224_229,TMhelix_230_252,Outside_253_288,TMhelix_289_311,Inside_312_323,TMhelix_324_346,Outside_347_365,TMhelix_366_388,Inside_389_423,TMhelix_424_446,Outside_447_449,TMhelix_450_472,Inside_473_476,TMhelix_477_494,Outside_495_513,TMhelix_514_536,Inside_537_581), giving the protein MPAETRTNGDDSTRPPVAHKGKKGMVKIGVFVIVLAFALTYVALAEPNVSWPGLIAMLVFYALFYWLGAFVAARRGGGLGDTMVAGRNMPLWIGVFTMTATWVGGGYISGTAESTFSSGLAWAQAPWGYAVSLLIGGLFFAKKMRRGRFTTMLDPIDIRFGKKVAGLGAIPAILGEIFWTGAILTALGTTFGTIIGLDFTVSIILSAVIAVAYTVVGGMWSVAITDVVQVVVIFIGLIVAVPFAASAVGGLGDAWAAYPSNFDFESYASLFPPLTGWDDPAWGHSYWNWWDAGIALVLGGIPWQVYFQRVLSSSSPKNARRLSVGASVMCVLAAIPPVLIGVVATAANFQAEGAPPLESPSMVLPYVLRYLLPTGAAALGLGVLAAAVMSSVDSSVLSASSLTGWNVYRRLVRPKAGPEQVQKVIRRLIVIIGAAATLMALQASSVYDLWYLASDLIFVMLFPLLVCALFVPFANRIGATAGFAVAVLLRFSAGEDTFGLAPVLPWPWYEDGAVLFPFRTVTMVAALLTIIVVSALTRRKSEPVPMAALEPDTPERARWGNDLTEDSESGRDPKDAAKAEV; this is encoded by the coding sequence GTGCCTGCCGAAACACGCACGAACGGTGACGACAGCACCCGACCACCCGTCGCCCACAAGGGCAAAAAAGGGATGGTGAAGATCGGCGTTTTCGTGATCGTTCTGGCATTCGCCCTGACATATGTGGCGCTCGCGGAACCGAACGTTTCGTGGCCTGGGCTGATCGCGATGCTGGTTTTCTACGCGCTGTTCTACTGGCTGGGTGCTTTCGTGGCCGCCCGACGCGGTGGCGGGCTGGGCGACACGATGGTCGCGGGACGCAACATGCCGCTCTGGATCGGCGTGTTCACCATGACGGCGACCTGGGTCGGTGGCGGCTACATCAGCGGTACCGCCGAAAGCACCTTCAGCAGCGGTCTGGCCTGGGCGCAGGCGCCGTGGGGGTACGCGGTGAGCCTGCTCATCGGCGGACTGTTCTTCGCCAAGAAGATGCGTCGTGGCCGGTTCACCACCATGCTCGACCCGATCGACATCCGGTTCGGCAAGAAGGTCGCCGGACTCGGCGCGATACCGGCGATCCTCGGTGAGATCTTCTGGACCGGGGCGATCCTGACCGCGCTGGGGACCACCTTCGGAACGATCATCGGCCTGGACTTCACCGTCTCCATCATCCTGTCTGCGGTGATCGCCGTGGCCTACACCGTGGTCGGCGGTATGTGGTCGGTGGCCATCACCGACGTGGTGCAGGTCGTGGTCATCTTCATCGGTCTGATCGTGGCGGTGCCGTTCGCCGCCTCGGCGGTCGGCGGCCTGGGCGACGCGTGGGCGGCCTACCCGTCGAACTTCGACTTCGAGTCCTACGCATCGTTGTTCCCGCCGTTGACGGGCTGGGACGATCCCGCTTGGGGCCACTCCTACTGGAACTGGTGGGACGCCGGAATCGCACTCGTGCTCGGTGGCATCCCCTGGCAGGTCTACTTCCAGCGAGTACTGTCCTCCAGCAGCCCGAAGAACGCGCGCCGACTCTCGGTGGGTGCCAGCGTGATGTGCGTGCTGGCGGCCATTCCGCCGGTGCTGATCGGTGTGGTGGCCACGGCGGCGAACTTCCAGGCGGAGGGAGCTCCCCCGCTGGAAAGCCCCTCCATGGTGCTGCCGTACGTGCTGCGATACCTGCTTCCCACCGGTGCGGCGGCGCTGGGACTCGGCGTCCTGGCGGCAGCGGTGATGTCCAGCGTCGACTCCTCGGTGCTCTCCGCCTCGTCGCTGACCGGCTGGAACGTCTATCGACGCCTGGTGCGGCCGAAGGCCGGTCCGGAGCAGGTGCAAAAGGTGATCCGCAGGCTGATCGTCATCATCGGCGCCGCGGCCACCCTGATGGCACTGCAGGCCAGCAGCGTCTACGACCTGTGGTACCTGGCCAGTGACCTGATCTTCGTCATGTTGTTCCCACTGCTGGTGTGCGCGCTGTTCGTACCGTTCGCCAACCGGATCGGCGCCACGGCCGGTTTCGCCGTCGCCGTCCTGCTGCGGTTCTCCGCGGGCGAGGACACCTTCGGCCTCGCCCCGGTGCTGCCCTGGCCCTGGTACGAGGACGGCGCGGTGCTGTTCCCGTTCCGCACGGTGACGATGGTGGCGGCACTGCTCACGATCATCGTGGTCTCCGCGCTCACCCGACGCAAGAGCGAGCCGGTACCGATGGCGGCATTGGAGCCCGATACTCCGGAACGGGCGCGGTGGGGCAACGATCTCACCGAGGACTCGGAGTCCGGGCGGGATCCGAAGGACGCGGCCAAGGCGGAGGTCTGA
- a CDS encoding hypothetical protein (product_source=Hypo-rule applied), with translation METVRTTVLAEVLRQMRSDTSSKSESAPDDGAGCGGGGLPTTPCSVVWSGGHPFVLEGSGGRSRWAGVDDRGRPRFLSDAELNRRGWSLPVH, from the coding sequence TTGGAGACGGTCAGGACGACGGTTCTGGCGGAGGTACTACGACAGATGCGCAGCGATACGTCATCGAAATCGGAGTCCGCTCCCGACGACGGGGCGGGATGCGGGGGTGGCGGGCTCCCCACCACCCCCTGCAGCGTGGTTTGGAGCGGTGGTCACCCCTTCGTCCTCGAGGGAAGTGGCGGGAGGTCGCGCTGGGCCGGCGTCGACGACCGGGGGAGACCTCGGTTTCTCAGCGACGCCGAACTCAACCGCAGAGGCTGGTCGCTTCCCGTGCACTGA
- a CDS encoding cardiolipin synthase (product_source=KO:K08744; cog=COG0558; ko=KO:K08744; pfam=PF01066; tigrfam=TIGR00560; transmembrane_helix_parts=Inside_1_57,TMhelix_58_80,Outside_81_110,TMhelix_111_133,Inside_134_155,TMhelix_156_178,Outside_179_192,TMhelix_193_215,Inside_216_224), translated as MVQDADGATTGSARNSGGQPSEQGIDRIREVAAGVWSDPWWTVPNALSLLRLAGVPVFLWLLLGPQWDLFALLVLVFSGVTDWLDGKLARWLDQYSRVGQLLDPAADRLYIVATLVAFVIRGVVPWWAAFALIARDLLLTLCLPVLRYHGFEPPDVHYLGKAATFCLMYAFPLLLLVQGDFAFDWIARPFAYAFTGWGAALYLWAGLLYLGQVFGAVRLARARG; from the coding sequence GTGGTGCAAGACGCCGATGGCGCCACTACGGGATCGGCGCGGAACTCCGGCGGTCAGCCTTCGGAGCAGGGCATCGACCGCATCAGAGAAGTCGCCGCCGGCGTCTGGAGTGATCCGTGGTGGACGGTTCCCAACGCGCTGAGCCTGCTGCGGCTCGCCGGGGTTCCGGTGTTCTTGTGGTTGCTTCTCGGGCCGCAGTGGGATCTGTTCGCGTTGTTGGTGCTGGTCTTCAGCGGTGTCACCGATTGGCTGGACGGGAAACTCGCTCGCTGGCTGGATCAGTACAGCCGGGTTGGGCAGTTGTTGGATCCGGCTGCCGATCGGCTCTACATCGTGGCGACCCTGGTCGCCTTCGTGATTCGTGGAGTAGTGCCCTGGTGGGCCGCTTTCGCGCTCATCGCGCGCGACCTGTTGCTGACCCTGTGCCTGCCGGTGTTGCGGTACCACGGTTTTGAACCGCCGGACGTGCATTATCTGGGCAAGGCGGCAACGTTCTGCCTGATGTACGCGTTTCCGCTGTTGCTGCTTGTGCAGGGGGACTTCGCGTTCGACTGGATCGCGCGTCCGTTCGCCTACGCCTTCACCGGATGGGGAGCGGCGCTTTACCTGTGGGCGGGCCTGCTCTATCTCGGTCAGGTGTTCGGAGCTGTCCGCCTCGCCCGTGCGCGTGGTTGA
- a CDS encoding pSer/pThr/pTyr-binding forkhead associated (FHA) protein (product_source=COG1716; cath_funfam=2.60.200.20; cog=COG1716; pfam=PF00498; smart=SM00240; superfamily=49879) has translation MSTNDGPGDVSPEQSSETTSVFKPFLSEQENAESAPAESTASGVDALPAGSALLVVKRGPNAGSRFLLDRETTSSGRHPDSDIFLDDVTVSRRHAEFRREGAEYVVVDVGSLNGTYVNREPVDTSVLANGDEVQIGKFRLVFLTGPAEGAQGSR, from the coding sequence GTGAGCACCAACGACGGGCCCGGCGACGTATCGCCGGAGCAGTCATCGGAGACCACCTCGGTCTTCAAGCCCTTCCTCTCCGAGCAGGAGAACGCAGAGAGTGCGCCTGCAGAGTCCACCGCGTCCGGTGTGGACGCGCTGCCCGCCGGATCCGCTCTCCTGGTGGTCAAGCGCGGCCCCAACGCGGGCTCGCGATTCCTGCTCGACCGGGAGACGACCAGCTCCGGTCGGCACCCCGACAGCGACATTTTCCTGGACGACGTGACCGTCTCACGCAGGCATGCCGAGTTTCGTCGGGAAGGCGCGGAGTACGTCGTCGTCGACGTGGGAAGCCTCAACGGAACCTATGTCAATCGTGAACCCGTGGACACCTCGGTGTTGGCCAACGGTGACGAGGTCCAGATCGGCAAGTTCCGTCTGGTGTTCCTGACCGGTCCGGCGGAAGGGGCGCAGGGCAGCCGGTGA
- a CDS encoding bifunctional DNase/RNase (product_source=COG1259; cog=COG1259; ko=KO:K08999; pfam=PF02577; superfamily=103256) — protein sequence MSSEMRVVGVRVELPANQPILLLRETDGERYLPIWIGSVEATAIALEQQGVRPARPLTHDLLKDVVGALGRELEQVRVTDLQEGTFYAELVFDGDVRVSARPSDSVALALRTGVPIHAEQSVLDEAGLLIPDEQEDEVEKFKEFLDSVSPEDFRGADT from the coding sequence ATGAGCAGCGAGATGCGCGTCGTCGGCGTGCGAGTGGAACTGCCGGCCAACCAGCCGATCCTGCTGTTGCGCGAGACCGACGGCGAGCGGTATCTGCCGATCTGGATAGGTTCGGTCGAGGCTACCGCGATCGCCCTGGAGCAACAGGGAGTGCGGCCGGCGCGGCCGCTCACCCACGATCTGCTCAAGGACGTGGTCGGTGCGCTCGGGCGAGAGTTGGAACAAGTACGGGTGACCGACCTCCAGGAAGGGACCTTCTACGCGGAGCTCGTCTTCGACGGCGATGTGCGGGTCTCGGCAAGGCCGAGTGATTCGGTGGCGCTGGCACTGCGCACCGGTGTTCCGATCCACGCCGAGCAGTCCGTGCTCGACGAGGCGGGGCTGCTGATTCCCGACGAGCAGGAGGACGAGGTCGAGAAGTTCAAGGAATTCCTGGACTCGGTTTCGCCGGAGGATTTCCGCGGTGCCGACACCTGA
- a CDS encoding DNA-binding transcriptional MerR regulator (product_source=COG0789; cath_funfam=1.10.1660.10; cog=COG0789; pfam=PF13411; smart=SM00422; superfamily=46955), translating into MVENASRLDTDVEQAELFPDAALPDELVGYRGRAACQIAGITYRQLDYWARTELVEPSIRLAEGSGSQRLYSFKDMLVLKVVKRLLDAGVSLHNIRIAVDHLRGRGVRDLAGVTLFSDGTTVYECTSAEDVVDLLRGGQGVFGIAVSGAMREITGTIHDFPAERADGSGVRTPDEDELSRKRRDRQTG; encoded by the coding sequence GTGGTCGAAAACGCATCACGGCTGGATACGGACGTAGAACAAGCCGAGTTGTTCCCGGACGCGGCGCTTCCGGACGAGCTGGTCGGTTATCGGGGACGTGCGGCCTGCCAGATTGCCGGTATCACCTACCGACAGCTGGACTACTGGGCCCGTACCGAGCTGGTCGAGCCCTCGATCAGACTCGCGGAGGGGTCGGGTTCGCAGCGACTCTACTCGTTCAAGGACATGTTGGTTCTCAAGGTGGTGAAACGTCTGCTGGACGCGGGCGTATCACTGCACAACATCCGCATCGCCGTGGACCACCTGCGTGGTCGCGGTGTGCGTGATCTCGCCGGCGTCACTCTGTTCAGTGATGGGACAACCGTCTACGAATGCACTTCGGCGGAAGACGTGGTGGATCTGTTACGCGGTGGCCAGGGAGTTTTCGGGATCGCCGTCAGCGGAGCGATGCGCGAGATAACCGGCACGATTCACGATTTCCCGGCCGAACGCGCCGACGGGAGCGGTGTCCGGACACCGGACGAGGACGAGCTCTCCCGCAAGCGTCGTGACCGCCAGACCGGGTGA